In Necator americanus strain Aroian chromosome IV, whole genome shotgun sequence, the following proteins share a genomic window:
- a CDS encoding hypothetical protein (NECATOR_CHRIV.G17028.T1) produces the protein MPLCLNFVDLKKAFDSVQAVAVMVAMDNQVKKTGNTRLRAHYFNTKALPALIYASGTWVLRKQEENARFDEIIKRKRQDHSNNRATGYNSLPVDNGKHSNKRNATGPSHERRLKPWSSTIATHYNMSALVRMIS, from the exons atGCCGTTATGTCTCAACTTtgtcgacttaaagaaggcctttgactcagttcAGGCAGTAGCGGTCATGGTGGCCATGGACAACCAGG tgaagaagacagggaacacccggctccgtgctcactaCTTCAACACCAAAGCACTTCCTGCCTTGATCTATGCTTCAGGAACCTGGgtacttcgcaagcaggaagaaaatgcg AGATTTGACGAAATCATAAAACGAAAGAGACAAGATCACAGCAATAACAGGGCTACTGGTTATAACTCGTTACCGGTTGACAATGGGAAACACAGTAATAAGAGGAACGCTACGGGACCCAGTCACGAACGACGACTGAAGCCATGGTCAAGCACGATAGCGACCCACTACAACATGTCTGCTTTGGTTCGTATGATCAGTTAA